The Verrucomicrobium spinosum DSM 4136 = JCM 18804 genome includes a region encoding these proteins:
- a CDS encoding SDR family NAD(P)-dependent oxidoreductase, with amino-acid sequence MSSPASPPSPSTPSLAGQVAFVSGTSRGLGDRFAMTLAQAGADLVLTSRTLKSLDDIVKRVEDLGRRALPLELDVRSYESIVASVQEAKAHYSKLDILVCNAGCNVRKPSVDVTWDDWNLILDTNLRGSFFLAQQAAKELMIPARYGRIILIGSVTCVAGYAGLAPYGASRGGVKQLAMSLADDWGKDGITVNVLAPGWFKTAQNAVMYQDADWVDYLTDRIPVKRPGSMDDLESPLLFLASEGSRYVTGQTLLVDGGISGGATRALPRKK; translated from the coding sequence ATGAGCAGTCCCGCTTCGCCCCCCTCTCCGTCCACACCTTCCCTCGCCGGACAGGTCGCATTTGTCTCCGGCACCTCCCGTGGTCTGGGGGACCGCTTCGCCATGACTCTGGCCCAGGCCGGCGCGGATTTGGTGCTCACCAGCCGGACCTTGAAGTCCCTGGACGACATCGTGAAGCGGGTGGAAGACCTGGGGCGCCGGGCGCTCCCGCTGGAGCTGGACGTGCGGTCCTATGAAAGCATTGTGGCCTCCGTTCAGGAGGCCAAGGCCCACTACAGCAAGCTGGACATCCTCGTCTGCAACGCGGGCTGCAACGTGCGCAAGCCCTCTGTGGACGTCACCTGGGATGACTGGAACCTCATTCTCGACACCAACCTGCGGGGCTCGTTTTTCCTCGCCCAACAGGCCGCCAAGGAACTCATGATCCCCGCCCGGTACGGGCGCATCATCCTCATCGGCTCCGTCACCTGCGTGGCAGGTTATGCTGGTCTGGCCCCCTATGGCGCGAGCCGCGGTGGGGTGAAACAACTCGCCATGAGCCTGGCCGATGACTGGGGCAAGGACGGCATCACCGTCAACGTCCTGGCCCCCGGCTGGTTCAAGACCGCACAGAACGCCGTGATGTACCAGGATGCCGACTGGGTGGACTACCTGACCGACCGCATCCCAGTGAAACGCCCCGGTAGCATGGACGATCTCGAGTCCCCCCTCCTCTTCCTCGCCTCTGAAGGCAGCCGCTACGTCACCGGCCAGACGCTGCTGGTGGACGGCGGCATCAGCGGCGGGGCAACACGCGCGCTGCCCCGCAAGAAATAG
- a CDS encoding FAD-dependent oxidoreductase — MMRSHLPTLLAAAMTLAVSPAVTHAANSAFIEAESFDIYGGWVLDTQFIEIIGSPYLMAHGLGTPVKDATTTVQKSVPAGKYRVWVRTKNWVGHWDAKGAPGKFQLSLNGKTLDKDFGTTGKDWQWDDGGTVDLAAGPLKVGLQDKTGFNGRVDAIYLTTDLDAKPPVEAKALASFRHKELGLPDTPPETKEYDLVVVGGGYAGTAAALSGARQGLKVALIQNRPVLGGNGSSEVQVWAQGGTRRGLYPHLGEIVEEFTDRASNSPGLPEEYGDELKEGVARKEKNLDLFLNNHVWKVEMDKSRVPKIRGAVALNTKTGEEKKFVGKFFVDCTGHGYLGALAKASFTMLEKGHMGMSNMWVVAKQDAAQSWPETPWALELTPEEDFPTPRPLKSKNFPQNTTFMPSDLLHGEWFWESGFDKHPIEDLELVRDWNFRAVFGAFSAMRKSNPEKYANYGFQWLAFIGGTRESRLLQGDIVLTQEDIVSKKEFPDGCVPTTWDLDLHYPKEQYMKKYGDNPFISRAAFGKGVDRRNGYPVPYRCFYSKDVENLFMAGRNISVDHNALGSTRVMRTCGMMGEVVGKAAYLCVRHQTSPRGVYEQYLDNLKDLMRQPGAMRRDAIESPLYLPKDAAKLPEIVHDHIAINTLEGIVIDDNDAELTGKWAVGEGLKPFVNEGYRYGAEAGASARFAFSVKETGKYEVRISYQPHENRSKEVPVSVLSADGEKTFKVDQSKAAELPKGFHSLGTFKFNAGEEAAVVFRTAGANGNVHLDSVQVLPAK; from the coding sequence ATGATGAGATCCCATCTGCCCACCCTGCTGGCAGCCGCGATGACACTGGCTGTGTCCCCGGCTGTGACCCATGCTGCGAACTCCGCTTTCATTGAGGCCGAGTCATTCGACATCTACGGCGGCTGGGTGCTGGACACCCAGTTCATCGAGATCATAGGCTCCCCCTACCTCATGGCCCACGGCTTGGGGACACCCGTGAAAGACGCCACCACCACGGTTCAGAAGTCCGTGCCAGCCGGTAAATACCGCGTCTGGGTGCGCACGAAGAACTGGGTGGGCCACTGGGACGCCAAAGGCGCTCCTGGCAAATTCCAGCTCAGCCTGAACGGCAAGACACTGGACAAGGACTTCGGCACCACTGGCAAGGACTGGCAGTGGGATGATGGCGGCACCGTGGACCTCGCGGCCGGCCCTCTCAAAGTCGGCCTGCAGGACAAGACCGGCTTCAACGGCCGCGTGGATGCGATCTACCTCACCACGGACCTCGACGCCAAGCCCCCGGTGGAGGCCAAGGCCCTCGCCAGCTTCCGCCACAAGGAACTGGGACTGCCAGACACGCCACCCGAAACGAAGGAGTATGACCTCGTCGTGGTGGGTGGCGGTTACGCTGGCACGGCTGCCGCATTGAGCGGTGCCCGTCAGGGTCTCAAAGTGGCTCTGATCCAGAACCGCCCTGTGCTGGGTGGCAACGGCTCCAGCGAAGTGCAGGTGTGGGCCCAGGGGGGCACCCGCCGCGGCCTCTACCCGCATCTGGGGGAGATCGTGGAGGAATTCACTGACCGCGCCAGCAACAGTCCCGGCCTGCCGGAGGAATATGGTGACGAACTCAAAGAAGGCGTCGCTCGCAAGGAAAAGAACCTCGACCTCTTTCTCAACAACCACGTCTGGAAGGTGGAGATGGACAAGAGCCGCGTGCCGAAGATCCGCGGTGCCGTGGCCCTCAACACCAAGACCGGTGAAGAGAAGAAGTTCGTGGGCAAATTCTTCGTGGACTGCACCGGACACGGCTACCTCGGTGCCCTGGCCAAGGCCAGCTTCACCATGCTGGAAAAAGGCCACATGGGCATGAGCAACATGTGGGTGGTGGCAAAGCAGGACGCGGCGCAAAGCTGGCCGGAAACACCCTGGGCCCTGGAGTTGACCCCTGAAGAAGACTTCCCCACCCCACGCCCCCTTAAGTCCAAGAACTTCCCCCAGAACACCACCTTCATGCCCAGCGACCTGCTCCATGGCGAGTGGTTCTGGGAATCGGGCTTCGACAAACACCCGATTGAAGACCTCGAACTCGTGCGCGACTGGAACTTCCGCGCTGTCTTCGGTGCCTTCAGCGCCATGCGCAAGTCCAACCCGGAGAAGTATGCCAACTACGGCTTCCAGTGGCTGGCCTTCATTGGCGGGACCCGTGAGTCACGCCTGCTGCAAGGCGACATTGTGCTGACTCAGGAGGACATCGTCTCCAAAAAGGAATTCCCGGACGGTTGCGTGCCCACCACCTGGGACCTGGACCTCCACTATCCCAAGGAGCAGTACATGAAGAAGTACGGGGACAATCCGTTCATCTCGCGCGCCGCCTTCGGCAAGGGGGTGGACCGCCGCAACGGCTACCCGGTACCCTACCGCTGCTTCTACTCCAAGGATGTGGAAAACCTCTTCATGGCGGGCCGCAATATTTCCGTGGACCACAATGCTCTGGGTTCCACTCGCGTGATGCGCACCTGCGGCATGATGGGTGAAGTGGTGGGCAAGGCAGCGTACCTCTGCGTGCGTCACCAGACCTCTCCGCGCGGTGTATATGAGCAGTACCTGGACAACCTCAAGGACCTCATGCGGCAACCCGGTGCCATGCGCCGCGATGCCATCGAATCCCCCCTCTATCTGCCCAAGGACGCCGCCAAGCTTCCCGAAATTGTGCATGACCACATTGCCATCAACACCCTCGAAGGCATTGTCATTGACGACAATGACGCCGAGTTGACCGGCAAGTGGGCCGTGGGTGAAGGGCTGAAACCCTTCGTCAATGAAGGCTACCGCTACGGTGCAGAGGCAGGAGCCTCCGCCCGCTTCGCTTTCAGCGTCAAGGAAACTGGCAAATACGAAGTGCGCATCTCATACCAGCCCCACGAAAACCGCTCCAAGGAGGTGCCTGTGTCCGTGCTGAGCGCCGACGGCGAAAAGACCTTCAAGGTGGATCAGAGCAAGGCTGCGGAACTGCCGAAAGGATTCCACTCGCTTGGCACCTTCAAGTTCAACGCTGGCGAAGAAGCCGCAGTAGTCTTCCGCACCGCCGGAGCCAACGGCAACGTGCACCTCGACAGTGTGCAGGTGCTGCCTGCCAAGTGA